One Nitrospinota bacterium genomic window, AGTACACGCTTCAGGTGCCCGCCAACAGGATCGGCTACGAGCATTTCACCCTCGGCCAGCTCAAGGTGATCCAGGAGATCATCGCCATGGGCGTTTTCGCGCTGTTTGCCTGGTATTACATGAAGCAGCCGATGAAAATGGACTTTTTGTGGGCCGGGCTGTGCCTTGTGGCGGCGGCGTATTTCATGTTCCGTGGCGGGCTGGAAAGTTCCTGACGCGCCACTCGGCAAGGCCTGCTCTGTAAGTAAAAGGCCCCGGTTTTTTTACGGCCTTGCGCCCGGCTCCCGGCGGATGGATGCGCCAAGCCCCTTAAGCTTCGTCTCGATATGCTCGTATCCCCGGTCCAGATGGTACACTCGGCCGATCTGGGTCTCCCCCTCCGCCGCAAGCCCAGCCACCACAAGGCAGGCCGAAGCCCGCAGGTCTGTCGCCATCACCGGCGCCCCGGAAAGCTTTGGGACCCCGCGCACCGTGGCCGAATGGCCCGACACTTTTATGTCCGCCCCCATCCTGCGAAGCTCCGCCACGTGCATGAAACGGTTCTCGAATATCATTTCGGTGATCACCGCCGCCCCGTCCGCCACGCTCATCAGCGCCATGATCTGGGCCTGCATGTCCGTCGGGAAACCTGGGAAAGGGGCTGTTGTCACGTTCACCGGGGATATCACCTCCGGCCCGGCCACCTTCACCGAATCTCCATCTTCGCTCACCTGGCAGCCGCATTCCCTAAGCTTGTCCGAAAGGGCGGCCACGTTCACCGGGTCCATCCGCGTCACGGTGACTTCCCCCCGGGTCATGGCGGCGGCGGTCATGAATGTGCCTGCCTCTATCCTGTCCGGGATTATCCTCGCCGGGGCCGCCTTCAACTCCTTTACCCCCTCGATGGTGATCGTCGGGGTCCCGGCCCCGTGGACTATCGCCCCCATGGTGTTCAGAAAATCGGCCAGCGCCACCACCTCCGGTTCCCGGGCGGCGTTCTCTATCACAGTTTTCCCATCGGCGGTGACGGCGGCCATCATTATGTTCATCACCCCGGTGACGGTC contains:
- the murA gene encoding UDP-N-acetylglucosamine 1-carboxyvinyltransferase; this translates as MDKIIIEGGRPLKGTVKVSGAKNAALPIFAATLLAPGEFSLTNIPDLMDIRTIARIIEVFGSKITRVDASAYMVDSSAITRHEAPYELVKTMRASCLVLGPLLSRLGHAKVSLPGGCAIGERPIDQHLKGLAALGAKIDLSHGYVDASAPARLKGKHITMDMVTVTGVMNIMMAAVTADGKTVIENAAREPEVVALADFLNTMGAIVHGAGTPTITIEGVKELKAAPARIIPDRIEAGTFMTAAAMTRGEVTVTRMDPVNVAALSDKLRECGCQVSEDGDSVKVAGPEVISPVNVTTAPFPGFPTDMQAQIMALMSVADGAAVITEMIFENRFMHVAELRRMGADIKVSGHSATVRGVPKLSGAPVMATDLRASACLVVAGLAAEGETQIGRVYHLDRGYEHIETKLKGLGASIRREPGARP
- a CDS encoding DMT family protein; the encoded protein is MTFAWYGHLKNMSGQPVMFAILVSWGIAFFEYTLQVPANRIGYEHFTLGQLKVIQEIIAMGVFALFAWYYMKQPMKMDFLWAGLCLVAAAYFMFRGGLESS